One segment of Thermodesulfovibrio sp. 3907-1M DNA contains the following:
- the rplB gene encoding 50S ribosomal protein L2: MAIRRCKPTSAGRRFVTYPDFSEITREEPYKPLTVCIKKRKGRNNQGRITSWLKGGGNRKLYRIIDFKRNKHGVPATVVSIEYDPNRSARIALLKYVDGEYRYILAPDGLSVGDKIISGSGIDVKVGNSLPLKEIPLGTMIHNIELYPGGGGKLVRSAGTAAQLMAKEGRYAHVKLPSGEVRLINVNCFATIGQVSNLEHENVIIGKAGRMRHMGRRPSVRGVAMNPVDHPLGGGEGKSSGGRPACTPWGKPEGVKTRKNKRTDKFIIKRRK; this comes from the coding sequence ATGGCTATAAGAAGGTGTAAACCAACATCAGCAGGTAGAAGATTTGTAACATATCCTGATTTTAGTGAGATAACCAGGGAAGAACCTTATAAGCCTTTGACTGTATGCATTAAAAAGAGAAAGGGAAGAAACAATCAGGGCAGAATCACCTCATGGCTTAAAGGAGGAGGCAACAGAAAGCTTTATAGAATTATAGATTTTAAAAGAAACAAACACGGTGTTCCAGCAACAGTTGTGAGTATTGAGTATGATCCCAACAGATCAGCGAGGATAGCTCTTCTGAAGTATGTGGATGGTGAATACAGATACATTCTTGCACCTGATGGATTAAGTGTTGGAGACAAAATAATAAGTGGCTCAGGCATTGATGTAAAAGTTGGTAATAGTTTGCCTCTTAAGGAGATACCTCTTGGAACAATGATACATAATATTGAACTCTATCCTGGTGGAGGAGGAAAACTTGTAAGAAGTGCAGGAACAGCAGCCCAGCTTATGGCAAAAGAGGGGAGATATGCCCATGTAAAACTGCCATCAGGAGAAGTGAGGCTCATAAATGTAAACTGTTTTGCCACCATAGGGCAGGTAAGCAATCTTGAGCATGAAAATGTCATAATTGGAAAAGCAGGCAGAATGAGGCACATGGGAAGAAGACCTTCTGTTAGAGGAGTTGCAATGAATCCTGTGGATCATCCTCTTGGAGGTGGAGAGGGTAAATCCTCCGGAGGAAGACCTGCATGCACACCATGGGGTAAACCTGAAGGAGTTAAAACGAGGAAAAACAAAAGAACTGATAAGTTTATAATAAAGAGGCGGAAGTAA
- the rpsS gene encoding 30S ribosomal protein S19, giving the protein MARSLKKGPFVDAKLMEKVKKALETGDKKPIKTWSRRSTIIPEFIGLTFAVHNGKKFIPVYVTENMIGHKLGEFAPTRTFKGHAGSEEKKKAKGK; this is encoded by the coding sequence GTGGCAAGATCGCTTAAAAAAGGTCCATTCGTTGATGCCAAACTTATGGAAAAGGTAAAAAAAGCACTGGAAACAGGAGATAAAAAGCCTATAAAGACATGGTCAAGAAGATCTACGATTATTCCTGAGTTTATTGGTCTTACATTTGCAGTTCACAATGGCAAAAAGTTTATTCCTGTATATGTTACTGAAAATATGATCGGGCACAAGCTCGGAGAATTTGCTCCAACAAGAACCTTTAAAGGGCATGCAGGCTCTGAAGAAAAGAAAAAGGCTAAGGGGAAATAA
- the rplV gene encoding 50S ribosomal protein L22 → MEARAILRYARITPTKARRVINLIRGKRAGEALLMLKYMPHRGARIIEKVLRSALANAEQKNPRIDIDALKILKAYVDQGPMMKRIEHRAMGRANIIKKKTSHITIYVGIEEN, encoded by the coding sequence ATGGAAGCAAGGGCTATATTGAGATATGCTCGTATAACTCCAACTAAAGCAAGAAGAGTTATAAATTTAATTCGTGGTAAAAGAGCAGGTGAGGCATTGCTGATGTTGAAATATATGCCTCACAGAGGTGCCAGAATAATTGAAAAGGTTTTAAGATCTGCACTGGCAAATGCTGAGCAGAAAAATCCAAGAATAGATATAGATGCATTAAAAATACTGAAGGCTTATGTTGATCAGGGTCCTATGATGAAAAGGATTGAGCATAGAGCTATGGGAAGAGCAAATATCATTAAAAAGAAAACTTCGCATATTACAATATATGTTGGAATTGAAGAAAATTAA
- the rpsC gene encoding 30S ribosomal protein S3: protein MGQKTNPIGNRLGIIRTWESRWFAKKGYADQLIEDLKLRKMLKEKLYHAGVSRIEIERVGEKIKVLIFAARPGIIIGKKGAEVEKLKKEVEEITHKQATVDVQEVRRPELDAQLVAENIALQIEKRVAYRRAMKRAVASSMRFGAKGIKVSCAGRLAGAEIARTEWYREGRVPLSTFRADIDYGFAEARTTYGVIGVKVWIFKGEVQPGQYINS, encoded by the coding sequence TTGGGACAGAAAACAAATCCAATAGGTAACAGACTGGGAATAATAAGAACATGGGAAAGCAGGTGGTTTGCTAAAAAAGGATATGCTGACCAATTAATAGAGGATTTGAAGCTTAGAAAGATGTTAAAAGAAAAGCTTTATCATGCTGGAGTATCCAGAATTGAGATAGAAAGAGTTGGAGAAAAAATAAAGGTTTTAATATTTGCAGCCAGACCCGGGATAATCATAGGTAAAAAAGGTGCAGAAGTGGAAAAACTAAAAAAGGAAGTTGAAGAAATAACGCATAAACAGGCAACTGTTGATGTGCAGGAGGTAAGGCGTCCAGAGCTTGATGCACAGCTTGTTGCTGAAAACATAGCTCTTCAGATAGAAAAAAGAGTTGCCTACAGGAGGGCAATGAAAAGAGCCGTAGCCTCTTCCATGAGATTCGGGGCTAAAGGTATCAAGGTATCCTGTGCTGGAAGACTGGCAGGAGCAGAAATAGCAAGAACTGAATGGTATAGAGAAGGAAGAGTTCCTTTGAGCACTTTCAGGGCAGACATTGATTATGGTTTTGCAGAGGCAAGGACTACCTATGGAGTGATTGGTGTCAAGGTATGGATTTTTAAGGGTGAAGTTCAGCCAGGGCAATATATAAACTCTTAG
- the rplP gene encoding 50S ribosomal protein L16: MLAPKKVKFRKMQKGRMKGIAYRGSTISFGDYGLKALEPAWITARQIEAARVAIMRHAKKGCKLWIRIFPDKPITRKPAETRMGKGKGNPEFWVAVVKPGRILFELSGVSEEVAKEAFELASHKLPVKTKFVKRQESFV; this comes from the coding sequence ATGTTAGCTCCAAAGAAAGTTAAATTTCGTAAGATGCAAAAAGGCAGAATGAAGGGAATTGCCTACAGAGGTAGCACAATCTCTTTTGGTGATTATGGACTTAAGGCTTTAGAGCCAGCATGGATTACAGCAAGGCAGATTGAAGCAGCAAGAGTTGCTATAATGAGGCATGCTAAAAAGGGCTGTAAGCTCTGGATAAGAATTTTCCCTGATAAGCCAATTACTCGTAAACCTGCTGAAACACGAATGGGTAAAGGAAAAGGTAATCCTGAATTCTGGGTCGCAGTGGTTAAACCTGGTAGAATTCTCTTTGAACTATCTGGAGTTTCAGAAGAAGTTGCAAAAGAAGCCTTTGAACTGGCATCACATAAACTTCCAGTTAAGACGAAATTCGTAAAAAGGCAGGAGAGTTTTGTATGA